One Glycine max cultivar Williams 82 chromosome 6, Glycine_max_v4.0, whole genome shotgun sequence DNA segment encodes these proteins:
- the LOC100781925 gene encoding mini-chromosome maintenance complex-binding protein has protein sequence MVGPQYDFLANPLGVVRSTFDAAVASVSDPSAFDGRDWGVFPLFHHFLSDQSSLSQVPLLTPATIKWVKPNTLVRFRGMIQDMLGNEFYIGAYKDGSVWRTNKFMDVSQSLMASSVDMRIWERRLLYCVPVPGLSPWTQVSVEEFGDLSMDCKSENREKRRREDGESSDMPVSGDEVQNSPNSKRMREGEHSSVASHSQGAATEIASSGTSLVSGLDSNSPPCLVKIYDSPDSELKLNDIFEFVGILTSDLELEEDDEDCDLSDGFSEDPLRHLPPSKVPHLHCFIQRKLAVHDFLQHNPIVEPRPNLVRGIREALLRHLTAVLSNDDLATHFMLLHLLSKVHARADDLAVGKLSLNLTCFSKETVSVFGKPLSVALKNLLPFTFCIPLTVEYLNSVSLTPKKNYDTNRLETGVLQLAEGSHLIVDETKLEAGTLNSVGVENTRLLKNLMELQKVEYDFKYYKVDMTTDFQLLVLSEGKSNILPADVIVPFRPSATSCSGAVTAEALEAWRWYLATVRQLSHTIEPEMQKVIESDLVAARQADRSLSSQDLSRLVTMGRLMSLSYGETSLSLEHWQMVKELERLRRERL, from the exons ATGGTGGGCCCACAGTACGATTTTCTGGCGAACCCTTTGGGCGTCGTCAGATCCACCTTCGATGCCGCCGTAGCCTCTGTTTCCGATCCCTCCGCCTTCGACGGGCGCGACTGGGGCGTCTTCCCGCTCTTCCACCACTTCCTCTCCGACCAGTCCAGTCTCTCTCAG GTTCCACTTCTGACCCCTGCCACCATCAAATGGGTGAAGCCTAATACTCTGGTTCGGTTTCGCGGGATGATACAAGACATGCTCGGGAACGAATTTTACATTGGCGCTTATaag GATGGTTCGGTGTGGAGGACGAACAAGTTTATGGATGTTTCTCAATCTCTTATGGCTTCTTCGGTGGATATGCGAATCTGGGAACGTCGACTGCTTTATTGTGTTCCG GTTCCAGGACTGAGTCCATGGACTCAAGTTTCAGTTGAAgaatttggcgatctatctatGGATTGCAAATCGGAGAATAGAGAAAAGCGGAGGAGAGAAGATGGCGAGTCTTCTGATATGCCT GTATCTGGTGATGAGGTTCAGAATTCCCCAAATAGTAAAAGAATG AGAGAAGGTGAACACTCTTCTGTTGCTTCTCATTCTCAGGGAGCTGCAACTGAGATTGCCAGCTCTGGTACCAGTTTGGTGTCTGGTCTTGATAGCAATTCACCTCCCTGTCTTGTGAAG ATATATGATTCTCCAGATTCTGAATTGAAACTGAATGACATTTTTGAGTTTGTGGGTATCCTTACATCTGATCTAGAGCTTGAAGAGGACGATGAAGATTGTGATTTATCAGATGGATTTTCTGAAGATCCTTTGCGTCATCTCCCACCTAGCAAG GTGCCACACCTTCATTGTTTTATTCAGAGGAAATTAGCGGTTCACGACTTCCTTCAGCACAATCCTATTGTAGAG CCAAGGCCCAACTTGGTCAGAGGAATCAGGGAAGCATTGCTAAGGCATCTCACGGCTGTTCTTAGCAATGATGATTTGGCTACTCATTTCATGTTGCTGCATCTTCTATCCAAG GTGCATGCTAGAGCAGATGATCTTGCTGTGGGAAAGCTTTCATTAAATCTTACTTGTTTTAGCAAAGAAACCGTGTCTGTATTTGGAAAACCACTAAGCGTTGCTTTGAAGAACCTCCTGCCATTCACATTTTGCATACCCCTTACAGTTGAATACTTGAATTCTGTTTCACTTACGCCAAAAAAGAATTACGATACTAATAg ACTGGAAACTGGAGTCTTACAACTAGCTGAAGGTTCACACTTGATTGTTGATGAGACCAAACTAGAAGCTGGAACTCTCAACTCTGTAGGGGTAGAGAATACAAGGCTACTGAAAAATTTAATGGAATTGCAAAAG GTTGAATATGATTTCAAGTACTATAAAGTGGATATGACAACTGATTTCCAACTGCTAGTTTTGTCGGAGGGGAAATCAAATATCTTGCCAGCCGATGTAATTGTACCGTTCCGACCTTCTGCAACCAGTTGCTCTGGAGCTGTGACTGCAGAAGCTTTGGAGGCCTGGAGGTGGTATTTGGCCACTGTCAGACAGCTATCACACACTATTGAACCAGAAATGCAGAAG GTGATAGAAAGTGATCTAGTTGCAGCAAGACAAGCAGACAGGAGCTTGAGCTCCCAAGATTTAAGCAG ATTGGTAACAATGGGCCGTCTCATGTCATTGAGCTATGGTGAGACCAGCTTGTCACTAGaacattggcaaatggtcaaGGAACTAGAAAGGCTGCGAAGAGAGAGGCTATAA